CGCGTCCCCCACCAGCACCCGCAGCACGTCCCCCGGCAGGTCGGGGCGGGACGCGACGGCCTTGCGCACGTCGTAATCGTCGTCCGCCGCCAGCTGCCGCACCAGCCCCTCGGGCAGCTCGTCCCGGCGCGCGACCGCCTCGCGGATCTGCCACCCGGCATCCTGCGCCAGCGCCGCCACCCGCTCCGCACTCAGATCCGCCCGGCCCGCCAGCGCCGTGCGCACCGCGTAGTCCTCGTGCCGCAGCGCCGAATCCACCACCCACCCCGGCACGCCCGGCGCGTTCAGCAGCGCGATCACCCCGTCCGCCGGGAACACCCCCAGCAGGTTCGGCCGCGCCAGCCGCATCAGCGGCAACCCCGGGTTCGCCAGCACGTCCGCCGGGTACGCCGCCGCCAGCGACCCCAGCACCTCCACCGGCGTGTTCGGATGCCGCGCGACCCGCGCCCGCACCCGCGCGTCCGGATGCGCCGACAGGCCCGACAGCGTATCCGCCGTCGCCCGCGGGGCACCCGCCGCCTCCAGCGCCCCCTCCACACCCAAGATCGTCAGCGTCCGCGGGTCAAGCTCACCAGTCATCGCAGCGATGATGGCACGGGGGAACAGGGAAGTGGGCAGGAGGGAGTGGGAAGTGGATGGCCCGTGGGTGTGCGGGTGCGATGCGTGTGGGCCAGGGGGGTGTGCCCCGGCAGCCGACCCACTCCCTACTTTCCACTCCCCACTTCCTCCAGCGCGCCCGCCATCGCCCCGTCGATCAGCGCCCGCGCGATGCTGAACGCGGCGGGCAGCGTGGGGAGGTCAGTGATGGGGAACCAGCGGGCGTCGTCGATCTCGCCGGGTTGAGGGGTGATGTCGCCGCCCGCGTACTCGGCGGTGAAGCCCAGCATCAGCGAGTGCGGGAACGGCCACGGCTGACTGAACTGGTACTGCAGGTCCGTGATCTGCACGCCGACCTCCTCCTGCACCTCGCGCTGGGCGGCGGCCTCCAGCGTCTCGGAGGGTTCCACGAAACCTGCCAGGGCGGAGTACATGCCGGGCGGAAAGTGCGGACTGCGGGCCAGCAGCAGTTCGGTGTCCCGGCCCTGACCGCGCCGGATCAGCACCATCGCGACGGGGGCCACTCGGGGGTAGGCGGTCAGGCCGCAGTTCGGGCAGCGGCGCGAGCGTTCATGCGTGGCGTCACTTAGGGGCGTGGCGCAGCGGCCGCAGTAGCGGTGCGTGCGGGCGAACTCGATGAGCTGCGCAGCGTATCCGGCCAGCCCCATGTGGTGCTCCGGCAGGCGACCGAAGCCGGTGCGGACCGGGACCGACTGGAAGCCGCCGGGCAGCTCGCCGTCCAGACCCGCCGCCAGGTACGACGTGCCGTCCAGGGTGCCCAGCGGCGTCACGTCCACCACGGGCAGCGGGGCCTCGCCCGTCGGGAGGGTGCCGTCCGCGCGCAGCACCAGTTTCGGCCCGTCGAACACGAACCACGCCGACCCCGCCTCCGGGGTCAGGGTCAGCGCGACCTCGAAACCGTCCGGGCGACTGGTCGCCTTCACGTGTGTTCTTCCAGGCGCAGGACCTCACCGAAGGGGAAGCCCTCGTCCTCCAGGCCGCCGGGCGGCACGACCCACAGGGTAGAGACGCGTGGCGCCTGCTCGGGGAAATCCCCGTACCCGTCGGTCAGGTAGATCAGGACGTCCGGCTCGTGCTCGTCCAGCAGCCGGAAGATGGGGCGGAAGTCGGTGCCGCCGCCCCCCTGCGGTGGGGGAATCTCGCCGCCGGGCGTCAGGTCGTGCGGGCCGTACGCCTCGGTGTCCGCGTAGTACAGGGTCGCGCGGACGTGCGGGTACGCGCCCAGCACGCCCTGCACCTCACCCACCAGCGCCCGCACCGCGTCGTCGTCCACGCTGCCGGACGTGTCCACGGCGATCAGCGCGGTCAGGGACTCGTCGTCCAGCGCTTCCAGGTACAGTCCGCGCCCCACGAACCGCCGGTCGAACCCCCCGAAATCCACCGGGGTGCGCGCCAGGAAGCGCCACAGGTGCGCCCGCCAGTCCAGTCGCGCCGGGGCGAGGCGCTGCAACT
This region of Deinococcus sp. JMULE3 genomic DNA includes:
- the nudC gene encoding NAD(+) diphosphatase produces the protein MKATSRPDGFEVALTLTPEAGSAWFVFDGPKLVLRADGTLPTGEAPLPVVDVTPLGTLDGTSYLAAGLDGELPGGFQSVPVRTGFGRLPEHHMGLAGYAAQLIEFARTHRYCGRCATPLSDATHERSRRCPNCGLTAYPRVAPVAMVLIRRGQGRDTELLLARSPHFPPGMYSALAGFVEPSETLEAAAQREVQEEVGVQITDLQYQFSQPWPFPHSLMLGFTAEYAGGDITPQPGEIDDARWFPITDLPTLPAAFSIARALIDGAMAGALEEVGSGK